One window from the genome of Moraxella nasibovis encodes:
- a CDS encoding electron transfer flavoprotein-ubiquinone oxidoreductase, whose product MQHIERESMEFDVVIVGGGPSGLSAAIRLKQLANEAGMDEFMVCVVEKGSEFGAHILSGAIMETRALDELLPDWKNMDAPITVAAKEDRVYMMLNDTKAIQTPDWVVPKPLHNEGNYIVSLGNVVRWLAARAEEMEIMLFPGFAASEILYNDDGSVKGIRTGDMGVNAEGEAKPSFEPGYDLLAKYTIFAEGCRGHLGKRLISRFNLDKDKDPQHYGIGLKELWEIDADKHEEGVIMHGTGWPLSETGASGGWFLYFAEDNQVSFGLICDLSYKNPYFSPFDELQRLKLHPTIRPILEGGKRLSYGARALTKGGLNSLPKLSFAGGVLVGDDAGFLNPAKLKGTHTSMKSGMIAAESVFAAIKAGRAHDEVTEYQSNFENSWLYEDAHTARNFAPAIHRMGTLMGGAFTYIEQNLFNGKLPLTISDNTPDYKQLDKADHAYKPDYPKPDGKLTFDKLSSVFISNTNHAEDQPCHLKLTDPTVPISRNLPMYAEPAQRYCPAGVYEVVPDENAPEGARFVINSQNCVHCKTCDIKDPAQNITWVTPEGGGGPNYPNM is encoded by the coding sequence ATGCAACACATAGAACGAGAATCGATGGAATTTGATGTGGTGATTGTCGGTGGCGGACCTTCTGGTCTGTCGGCGGCGATTCGCCTAAAACAGCTTGCCAATGAAGCTGGCATGGACGAATTTATGGTCTGTGTGGTGGAAAAAGGCTCAGAATTTGGTGCGCACATCTTGTCGGGGGCAATCATGGAAACTCGTGCGCTTGACGAGCTTTTGCCCGACTGGAAAAATATGGATGCGCCCATCACTGTCGCCGCCAAAGAAGACCGTGTCTATATGATGCTAAACGACACCAAAGCCATTCAAACGCCCGACTGGGTCGTGCCAAAGCCTTTGCACAACGAAGGCAACTACATCGTCTCTTTGGGCAATGTCGTGCGCTGGCTTGCCGCTCGTGCCGAAGAGATGGAAATCATGCTATTCCCTGGCTTTGCTGCCAGCGAGATCTTATATAACGACGACGGCTCGGTCAAAGGCATTCGCACAGGTGACATGGGTGTCAATGCCGAAGGCGAAGCCAAACCCTCATTTGAGCCAGGCTACGACCTACTTGCCAAATACACCATCTTTGCCGAAGGCTGCCGTGGACATCTTGGCAAACGCCTGATCAGCCGTTTCAACCTTGACAAAGACAAAGACCCACAGCACTACGGCATCGGTCTAAAAGAGCTGTGGGAAATCGACGCCGACAAACACGAAGAAGGCGTCATCATGCACGGCACAGGCTGGCCATTATCTGAAACAGGCGCAAGCGGTGGCTGGTTCTTGTACTTTGCCGAAGACAATCAGGTGAGCTTTGGTCTGATTTGCGACTTATCTTACAAAAATCCTTACTTTTCACCGTTTGATGAATTACAACGCCTAAAACTCCACCCAACCATTCGCCCCATCTTAGAAGGCGGCAAACGCTTGTCCTACGGCGCAAGGGCTTTGACAAAAGGCGGCTTAAACAGCTTGCCTAAGCTTAGCTTTGCTGGTGGCGTGCTGGTTGGCGATGATGCAGGATTTTTGAACCCTGCCAAGCTCAAAGGCACGCACACTTCGATGAAATCAGGCATGATCGCCGCCGAGAGCGTCTTTGCCGCCATTAAAGCTGGTCGTGCGCATGATGAAGTGACTGAGTATCAAAGCAACTTTGAAAACTCCTGGCTTTATGAAGATGCGCACACCGCGCGCAATTTCGCCCCTGCCATTCACCGCATGGGCACGCTCATGGGCGGTGCGTTTACTTATATTGAGCAAAATTTGTTCAATGGCAAGCTGCCACTAACCATCAGCGACAACACGCCAGACTACAAGCAACTAGACAAAGCCGACCACGCCTATAAGCCTGATTATCCAAAGCCAGATGGCAAGCTCACCTTTGATAAGCTGTCAAGCGTGTTCATCTCAAACACCAACCACGCCGAAGATCAGCCATGCCACCTTAAACTGACCGACCCTACCGTGCCAATCAGCCGCAACTTGCCGATGTACGCCGAGCCTGCCCAGCGCTACTGCCCTGCTGGTGTGTATGAAGTCGTGCCAGATGAAAATGCCCCAGAAGGCGCACGATTTGTCATCAACAGCCAAAACTGCGTGCACTGCAAAACCTGCGACATCAAAGACCCTGCCCAAAACATCACATGGGTCACGCCAGAAGGCGGCGGCGGTCCGAACTATCCAAATATGTGA
- a CDS encoding c-type cytochrome has translation MQHPAKKFSILMTTVLTATLCACGADKAEVQQSQPASSQPTNNVAAPATQEAPADNKAAVVQEPTVPKDAADAVSPVGVPDVKTLSSKLSIEEGKKRYEQTCKVCHDQGLLDAPKLSDKAEWAKRLEKGVDTLYEHSAKGFNKMPAQAVSTVTEAEVYAAVDYMLEQAK, from the coding sequence ATGCAACACCCAGCTAAAAAATTTTCCATCCTAATGACGACAGTACTCACTGCGACGCTTTGTGCTTGCGGTGCTGATAAGGCAGAAGTGCAGCAAAGCCAACCTGCCAGTAGTCAGCCTACCAATAATGTTGCAGCGCCTGCCACGCAAGAGGCACCTGCTGATAACAAAGCGGCGGTGGTGCAAGAGCCGACCGTACCGAAAGATGCAGCCGATGCTGTCAGTCCTGTTGGCGTGCCTGATGTCAAGACGTTGTCGTCAAAGCTGTCCATCGAGGAGGGTAAAAAACGCTATGAACAAACTTGCAAGGTCTGCCATGATCAGGGTCTGCTTGACGCACCAAAGTTGAGTGATAAGGCGGAGTGGGCAAAGCGTCTGGAAAAGGGCGTGGATACTTTGTATGAGCATTCTGCCAAGGGCTTCAATAAAATGCCTGCTCAGGCGGTCAGCACGGTGACGGAGGCTGAGGTGTATGCGGCGGTTGATTATATGCTTGAGCAGGCAAAATGA
- a CDS encoding DUF808 domain-containing protein, with translation MAGGSLLMLLDDIGTILDDVAAMTKLAAKKTAGVLGDDLALNAQQVTGVSADRELAVVWAVAKGSFINKLILVPAALIISAVAAWLITPLLMLGGLFLCFEGAEKVVHKFAPQLLPPDTDSETAHQERLAANADDSVDLVAFEKEKIKGAIRTDFILSAEIVVISLGVMSATTLQTKALSLATIAILMTVGVYGLVALIVKIDDAGLKLLQKPDQASKKLGHALLAFAPKLMKFLSIAGTLAMFLVGGGILVHGIDILHHQAEDLAALSGVFGGLTGSLYNGVVGLIAGLIILAFYVAFKKAKGAH, from the coding sequence ATGGCTGGTGGTAGTTTACTGATGCTTCTTGATGACATCGGTACGATTTTAGATGATGTGGCGGCGATGACTAAGCTTGCCGCCAAAAAGACAGCAGGTGTCTTGGGTGATGACTTGGCGCTAAACGCACAGCAGGTCACTGGCGTCAGTGCCGACCGAGAGCTGGCGGTGGTGTGGGCAGTGGCGAAAGGCTCTTTCATCAATAAGCTCATTTTGGTGCCCGCAGCGCTCATCATCAGCGCAGTGGCAGCATGGCTCATCACACCCCTACTCATGCTTGGCGGTCTGTTTTTGTGCTTTGAAGGCGCTGAAAAAGTGGTGCATAAATTTGCCCCACAACTTTTACCGCCTGATACAGACAGCGAGACAGCGCACCAAGAGCGCTTGGCGGCGAATGCTGATGATTCGGTGGATTTGGTCGCTTTTGAAAAAGAAAAAATCAAAGGGGCGATTCGCACCGATTTCATCTTGTCAGCTGAGATTGTGGTGATTTCACTTGGGGTGATGAGCGCCACTACTTTGCAGACTAAGGCGCTGTCTTTGGCGACGATCGCCATCTTGATGACGGTGGGCGTCTATGGTCTTGTGGCATTGATCGTCAAAATCGACGATGCTGGCTTAAAGCTACTGCAAAAGCCTGATCAAGCCAGTAAAAAACTTGGTCATGCCCTACTGGCTTTTGCACCAAAGCTAATGAAATTCCTATCCATTGCAGGCACATTGGCGATGTTCTTGGTCGGTGGTGGCATCTTGGTGCATGGCATCGATATTTTACATCATCAGGCTGAGGATTTGGCAGCGCTGTCTGGCGTGTTTGGCGGTCTGACGGGCAGCCTGTATAATGGCGTGGTCGGTCTCATCGCAGGACTCATCATTTTGGCGTTTTATGTGGCATTTAAAAAAGCCAAAGGCGCCCACTGA
- the rpsU gene encoding 30S ribosomal protein S21, with protein MPSVKVKENEPVDIAIRRFKRACEKAGVLADVRKKEFFEKPTQERKRKKAAAVKRYKKKVWREQVRTVRKY; from the coding sequence ATGCCTTCTGTTAAGGTGAAAGAAAACGAACCAGTTGATATTGCGATTCGTCGTTTCAAGCGTGCTTGTGAGAAAGCGGGTGTTTTGGCTGATGTTCGCAAAAAAGAATTTTTTGAAAAGCCAACGCAAGAGCGTAAGCGCAAAAAAGCCGCTGCCGTGAAGCGTTACAAGAAAAAAGTATGGCGTGAGCAAGTTCGCACCGTGCGCAAATACTAA
- the murI gene encoding glutamate racemase: MINQHPDFIDAFEEAPIGVFDSGVGGLSVYRHLQASLPNERFIYYADTANVPYGNKSGDEILLLTLQAVARLCKRGCKLIVIACNSASAHALTAMRQRCSVPIVGLVPAVKPACSMTQTKKIAVLATQATLNGRLLAEVIDEVARPAGIEVYKHFEPRLVPWVESGMPIVSEVARLLIEQVKIWAADGVDVIVLGCTHYPFFKQFLQAYIDEQKLNIHLVDSGVAIAERVKSLLGVYQIAANNPKAHPLTFYASRFDENLVATVTGLIDDAVCFVGHDFAPLAGHEYVKIAKGS; the protein is encoded by the coding sequence ATGATTAACCAGCATCCTGATTTTATCGATGCTTTTGAGGAGGCGCCGATTGGTGTGTTTGACTCAGGGGTCGGTGGGTTGTCAGTGTATCGGCATTTGCAGGCGTCTTTGCCCAATGAGCGCTTTATTTATTATGCTGATACTGCCAATGTGCCTTATGGCAATAAGTCTGGCGATGAGATTTTGTTATTGACATTGCAAGCGGTGGCTCGTCTATGCAAAAGGGGCTGTAAGCTCATCGTCATCGCTTGCAACAGTGCGTCTGCTCATGCGCTCACGGCGATGCGACAGCGGTGTAGCGTGCCCATTGTAGGGCTTGTGCCTGCGGTAAAGCCCGCTTGTTCCATGACGCAGACCAAAAAAATCGCCGTGCTTGCCACGCAGGCAACCTTAAATGGTCGCCTACTGGCAGAAGTGATTGATGAGGTCGCCAGACCTGCCGGCATCGAGGTGTATAAGCATTTTGAGCCACGCTTGGTGCCGTGGGTGGAATCTGGCATGCCGATCGTCTCTGAGGTCGCAAGGCTGCTCATTGAGCAGGTCAAAATCTGGGCGGCTGATGGCGTGGATGTGATCGTGCTTGGCTGTACGCATTACCCGTTTTTTAAGCAATTTTTGCAAGCATACATTGACGAACAAAAGCTGAACATTCATCTGGTGGATTCTGGTGTGGCGATCGCTGAGCGGGTGAAATCCTTGCTGGGTGTTTATCAGATCGCCGCCAACAACCCAAAGGCGCACCCTTTGACTTTCTATGCCAGTCGTTTTGATGAAAATTTGGTGGCGACGGTGACAGGTCTCATCGATGATGCTGTTTGTTTTGTGGGGCATGACTTTGCGCCGCTGGCAGGTCATGAGTATGTGAAAATCGCCAAAGGCTCATAA
- a CDS encoding NAD-dependent epimerase/dehydratase family protein, which produces MSKYLIIGQGSIGKQVAVGLAALHPVVGVSRSDVKYDADEGERLTHWQQNALSLTADKLQDFTHIAIIVAPSGSAQDRVQAYQDSYLAICRHVADMANSLPNLRQVLFVSSTSVYGDDDGARIDEKTPAVPSSPTAQVLLTAENTIRQAFGIKSVIIRASGIYGKNRQRMLRLAACAHMDGVAKTHYTNRIMDVDLVAVLVRILLDDDPKSLYLASDFCPVPSSQVLAYLCKHLGFEPPKIIQAPVTGKQIVSNLPQDWLRFADYQQGYAWILQNLDTAQEY; this is translated from the coding sequence ATGAGTAAATATCTCATCATCGGGCAGGGTAGTATTGGCAAGCAAGTGGCAGTGGGGCTGGCTGCACTGCATCCTGTGGTGGGTGTCAGCCGCAGCGATGTGAAATATGATGCCGATGAGGGCGAACGCCTTACGCATTGGCAGCAAAATGCCTTGTCACTGACCGCTGATAAACTACAAGACTTCACGCACATCGCCATCATCGTCGCACCGTCTGGCTCGGCACAAGATCGGGTGCAGGCGTATCAGGACAGCTATCTTGCGATCTGTCGGCATGTGGCAGATATGGCAAACAGCTTGCCCAATCTGCGCCAAGTGCTGTTCGTGTCATCCACTTCGGTGTATGGCGATGATGATGGCGCACGCATCGACGAAAAGACGCCCGCTGTGCCATCATCGCCCACCGCCCAAGTCCTGCTGACTGCTGAAAACACCATCAGACAGGCGTTCGGCATAAAGTCGGTCATCATCCGTGCCAGTGGCATCTATGGCAAAAATCGACAGCGTATGCTGCGTCTGGCCGCCTGCGCTCACATGGATGGCGTGGCAAAGACGCATTACACCAATCGCATCATGGATGTGGATTTGGTGGCGGTGCTGGTGCGGATTTTGCTAGATGACGACCCCAAGTCTTTATATTTGGCGAGCGATTTTTGTCCTGTGCCAAGCAGTCAGGTGCTGGCTTATCTTTGCAAGCACTTAGGCTTTGAGCCGCCTAAGATTATCCAAGCTCCAGTCACAGGCAAGCAAATCGTCTCAAATCTGCCCCAAGACTGGCTTAGGTTTGCTGATTATCAGCAAGGATATGCGTGGATTTTACAAAATCTAGACACAGCACAAGAGTATTGA
- a CDS encoding DUF1285 domain-containing protein — translation MSQATQSTHEKELKNTNKNSSLNDIMSAISDGEPSRKIPPLDAWQPTAVHDFDIIIKDNGEWYHEGVKMTRQSLVDLFASVLWGRDEDGKQAYFLKTPHDLYRIQVADVPLFVNTVDEVEQDGKTWIVFGTTNGDRIVLDDKPLYFKEFIKDGRAEQRLYIDTRFGLSARIGANVLYHLIEMGELDEMGDKTVLTLMSGGRVHQVETQHD, via the coding sequence ATGAGTCAAGCCACACAAAGCACCCACGAGAAAGAATTAAAAAATACCAATAAAAACAGCAGCTTAAATGACATCATGTCCGCCATTTCTGACGGTGAGCCGTCACGCAAAATTCCGCCACTTGACGCTTGGCAACCGACTGCGGTGCATGATTTTGACATCATTATCAAAGATAATGGCGAGTGGTATCATGAGGGCGTAAAAATGACTCGCCAGTCACTTGTAGATCTGTTTGCCAGCGTGCTTTGGGGGCGGGATGAGGACGGTAAGCAGGCATATTTTCTAAAAACACCGCATGATTTGTACCGCATTCAAGTGGCGGATGTGCCGCTTTTTGTCAATACGGTGGATGAGGTCGAGCAAGATGGCAAGACTTGGATTGTCTTTGGCACGACCAATGGCGACCGCATCGTACTTGATGATAAGCCTTTGTATTTTAAAGAATTCATCAAAGATGGTCGTGCTGAGCAGCGCCTGTACATCGACACCAGATTTGGTCTGAGCGCTCGCATTGGTGCCAATGTGCTGTATCATCTGATCGAGATGGGGGAGCTTGATGAGATGGGTGATAAGACGGTGCTGACTTTGATGAGTGGTGGCAGGGTGCATCAAGTGGAGACGCAGCATGATTAA